In the Apteryx mantelli isolate bAptMan1 chromosome 13, bAptMan1.hap1, whole genome shotgun sequence genome, one interval contains:
- the VGLL1 gene encoding transcription cofactor vestigial-like protein 1 yields MEETRKLSPKPCKSKEPVKTEWGSQSVVFTYFQGDINSVVDEHFSRALSNAKNPQDLSMKHKSEAVVLKNDSTSPHQWNFSSHCSKPYSSPSATSMSNSGLNFSAAGMADQYQPSALRSHPTQSADLWPFPSIGSPSLSSSVYHHALPDLHVADEPISDRKYGSLLGLLQQERCLTSMQECAMKQHSSSACVTGPARLQNISQSLTPGGERKASSYQGSENPSASHATAGIQTQDRRRDLYF; encoded by the exons ATGGAAGAAACAAGGAAGCTCTCTCCAAAGCCATGTAAAAGCAAAGAACCTGTGAAAACGGAATGGGGGTCTCAAAGTGTTGTGTTTACATATTTCCAAGGGGATATTAACAGTGTGGTGGATGAACATTTTTCTAGAGCTCTAAGCAATGCCAAAAACCCCCAAGATCTGAGCATGAAGCACAAGAGCGAGGCTGTTGTCCTGAAGAACG ataGCACGTCTCCCCATCAGTGGAATTTCTCTTCACATTGCTCCAAACCATACTCGTCACCGTCTGCTACAAGCATGTCAAATTCTGGTCTGAATTTTTCTGCTGCTGGTATGGCAGACCAATATCAGCCATCAGCTCTGCGGAGTCATCCAACTCAATCTGCGGATTTATGGCCCTTCCCTTCAATTGGTTCTCCCAGTCTTTCCAGCTCGGTGTATCATCATGCCTTGCCTGACCTGCATGTGGCAGATGAACCGATCTCTGACAGGAAATATGGTTCTCTTCTTGGTCTTCTGCAACAGGAAAGGTGCCTAACATCCATGCAGGAATGTGCCATGAAGCAACACTCTAGTTCTGCTTGTGTTACTGGGCCTGCTAGGTTACAAAATATAAGTCAAAGTTTAACTCCTGGGGGAG agaggAAAGCAAGCTCTTACCAAGGCTCAGAAAATCCCAGTGCAAGCCATGCCACCGCAG GTATACAGACTCAAGACAGAAGACGAGATTTGTACTTTTAG